Within Nocardioides rotundus, the genomic segment TTGGCGCTGGCCGAGGAGCTGGACGGGGTGATCGCCACCAACACCACGATCTCCCGCGACGAGCTGGCCTCCGACCCGGCCGAGGTCGAGCGGATCGGCGCGGGCGGGCTCTCCGGGGCGCCGCTGCGCGCCCGGGCCACCGAGGTGCTGAGGCTCCTGCGCACCCGGCTCCCCGCCGACCTCTGCGTCATCGGGGTGGGCGGGATCGGCGACGCCCAGGACGCGCGGGACCGGCTGGCCGCCGGCGCGACGCTGGTCCAGGCCTACAGCGGGTTCGTGTACGGCGGGCCCGCCTGGCCCAGCCGGGTGCTGCGGGGCCTGGCCGCGTGAGCACCCCCTCCACGGCGCCCACCGGGCCGGTGCACGTCACCGGCACGGTGCTGACCACGCGCGCCGTGGGGGCCTACACCCACCTCACCCTGGTCGCGCCCGGCATCGCCGAGCGGATGCGGCCGGGGACCTTCGTCGCCGTGTCGGTCGAGGGGCAGCTGCTGGCCCGCCGGGCGTTCTGGATCCACCGGGTCCGGCACGCCGGCGGGCACGGGATGACCCTGGAGATCGTGGTCGAGCAGGTCGGCGCGGGCTCGCGCTGGCTGGCCGCCCAGCCGGTCGGCGCGAAGCTGGCGGTGACCGGTCCGCTGGGCCGGCCGTTCGCGTTGCCCAAGCGCGACGCGGACCCGGTCTCGTGCGTCCTGGTCGGCGACGGGCACGGCGCGGCGCCGATGTTCCTGCTCGGCGAGAGGCTGCGCGAGCGCGGTGCCGTGGTGACCATGCTCGTCGCGGGCGCCGACGAGGCGCACCTGCTCTCGGCGTTGGAGGCGCGACGGTCCGCCCGCTCGGTGACGGTGGTGACCGAGGACGGGTCGGTCGGCAGCCGGGGCCGGGTCGCCGACCACATCGGAGAGGTGCTGCGCCGCGCCGCCGCTGACGTGGTCTACGCCGCCGGCCGCCCCTCGGTCCTGCG encodes:
- a CDS encoding iron-sulfur cluster-binding protein, with amino-acid sequence MSTPSTAPTGPVHVTGTVLTTRAVGAYTHLTLVAPGIAERMRPGTFVAVSVEGQLLARRAFWIHRVRHAGGHGMTLEIVVEQVGAGSRWLAAQPVGAKLAVTGPLGRPFALPKRDADPVSCVLVGDGHGAAPMFLLGERLRERGAVVTMLVAGADEAHLLSALEARRSARSVTVVTEDGSVGSRGRVADHIGEVLRRAAADVVYAAGRPSVLRDVAEAAETHGAWSQVAPELPLTCATGLCQGCPLPVVGEDGVARTVRSCYEGPVVRGDRIRWTELAP